A single Fusarium oxysporum Fo47 chromosome IV, complete sequence DNA region contains:
- a CDS encoding WD40-repeat-containing domain protein, which yields MTASIPPSPGEETPAFDLNLQHGHKDLVQAVAFNTYGDRCATGSVDGKIRVFNRHKDGTWRLCDTWTAHGGEIIEIQWLPATVYPNLIASLGIEGWFRLWAEDPSAAPGRRFCTGRAGNGKPAFDTRSNKAPYRSFSMKHNEETRHTYLALLATDGRLTVYENDQPENLSEYASIDEFSVAPKPNRGEELAFRVRFDPNPEPCYTALRAGVPSDSLGLVVAAMDTVKVYRSRDIVATSIGVQQTQKEFYLAVELTGHRGLVRDVAWAAGNIRGYDVIATACQDGYARVFRIETPYSEDDGKSWSAADLLRSAPHMSTRDSTPQARTNGTATPTEKQATTPQLQPSHSYHQHQHHTSGLSASLAKSGSHNDRQWSGQPGQVKHSFQEISKLDNHRTPVWRVGFDDDGHILGSTGDDGRLLCYRQTPNGAWAKSSELAVQKARMATP from the exons ATGACCGCCTCAATCCCTCCATCACCCGGCGAGGAAACACCAGCCTTCGACCTCAACCTCCAACACGGCCATAAAGATCTCGTCCAAGCCGTCGCATTCAACACCTACGGCGATCGCTGCGCGACTGGCTCAGTAGATGGCAAGATCCGCGTATTTAACCGTCACAAGGATGGCACGTGGCGCCTTTGCGATACATGGACTGCACATGGCGGCGAGATTATAGAG ATTCAATGGCTCCCTGCGACTGTTTACCCTAATTTGATCGCTTCCCTCGGTATTGAAGGGTGGTTCCGGTTATGGGCCGAGGATCCCTCTGCTGCGCCTGGTCGGCGATTTTGTACTGGACGAGCTGGTAATGGAAAGCCGGCGTTTGATACACGATCGAACAAAGCCCCCTACCGATCATTTTCAATGAAGCATAATGAGGAGACGAGGCATACATATCTTGCGCTCCTGGCGACGGACGGACGTTTAACAGTTTACGAAAACGATCAGCCCGAGAACCTCTCAGAATATGCATCTATCGACGAATTCAGCGTCGCTCCAAAACCAAatcgaggagaagaactCGCCTTTCGTGTGCGCTTTGACCCTAACCCAGAACCATGTTATACAGCTCTGCGCGCGGGCGTACCCTCGGATTCCTTAGGTCTCGTGGTGGCTGCAATGGACACCGTCAAAGTATATCGATCGCGAGATATTGTTGCGACTTCTATTGGCGTTCAACAGACCCAGAAAGAATTCTATCTTGCTGTTGAATTAACGGGTCATCGGGGTCTGGTGCGGGATGTCGCATGGGCTGCGGGCAATATTAGAGGTTACGATGTTATTGCGACAGCATGCCAGGATGGCTATGCGCGCGTTTTCCGAATCGAGACGCCATACTCAGAAGACGATGGCAAGTCGTGGTCTGCAGCCGATCTCCTTCGGTCAGCACCACACATGTCAACGAGAGACTCGACACCACAAGCAAGAACAAACGGAACTGCGACACCAACAGAAAAACAAGCTACCACGCCTCAGCTGCAACCATCACATAGTtaccatcaacatcagcaccatACTTCCGGACTCAGCGCCAGTCTCGCAAAGTCAGGCTCTCATAATGATCGTCAATGGTCGGGGCAACCGGGCCAGGTTAAACACAGTTTCCAAGAGATATCCAAGTTGGACAACCATCGTACCCCTGTGTGGCGTGTGGGCTTCGATGACGACGGTCACATATTGGGCAGCACAGGTGATGATGGGCGCCTGTTGTGTTATCGTCAGACGCCAAATGGGGCATGGGCCAAGAGCTCTGAATTGGCAGTACAGAAAGCACGAATGGCCACTCCATGA
- a CDS encoding cyclin-like protein — protein sequence MISDIPNMAHLLNPLATTSQIYHKSSFSSLPKDLQDTIFITSQCLTQAAGQLLELPQSVTAQANVILARYWLVDSPMANEFSDTSAAALYLVAKMGPQPRSSRDISNVYAYLLSESSLFLRTPESPKNDPRSYYVPEADYHAFQTRILAIEARILYTLSFDTHVSLPHPLAVTYLQTLDFLAQPKSIISLRTIQYLNAALLSPQMLYLTHQPHALATAAIYNAARDVGAKMPECEWWEVFDVDREELGFLVVGMRSVENYLRKIKDDMPDLSVGMPTRKSIDIELQRRGVGGGNDNAEVDEEQQLMDMMDSR from the exons ATGATATCTGATATACCCAACATGGCGCATCTTTTAAACCCCCTTGCGACAACATCTCAGATCTACCACAAatcttcattctcatcttTGCCCAAGGATCTCCAAGATACAATCTTTATCACTTCACAATGCCTGACACAAGCTGCTGGTCAGCTCCTAGAGCTTCCTCAGTCCGTCACTGCGCAGGCAAACGTCATTCTGGCGCGGTATTGGCTTGTCGACTCTCCAATGGCCAATGAGTTCAGT GACacatctgctgctgctctctATCTAGTCGCGAAGATGGGACCTCAACCCCGGTCATCGCGCGACATATCAAATGTTTATGCCTACCTCTTATCAGAGAGCTCATTGTTCTTACGGACCCCAGAAAGTCCAAAGAATGACCCCAGGTCGTACTATGTACCTGAAGCAGACTACCATGCCTTCCAGACTCGCATCCTTGCCATTGAGGCTCGCATTCTTTACACCCTCTCTTTCGACACACATGTCTCGCTACCTCATCCACTTGCAGTTACTTACCTTCAGACGCTCGATTTTCTTGCGCAGCCTAAATCTATCATCTCTCTACGCACAATTCAGTATCTGAATGCAGCTCTTCTCTCACCTCAGATGCTGTATCTTACTCACCAGCCCCATGCGCTAGCTACAGCTGCTATATACAACGCGGCTCGTGATGTTGGTGCGAAGATGCCAGAGTGTGAATGGTGGGAGGTTTTCGATGTCGATCGAGAAGAGCTCGGGTTCCTTGTTGTCGGAATGCGAAGCGTGGAAAACTACCTTCGCAAGATCAAAGACGATATGCCGGATCTAAGCGTGGGTATGCCTACACGAAAGTCGATAGATATCGAGCTGCAAAGGAGGGGCGTGGGAGGTGGGAATGATAATgccgaggttgatgaagagcaaCAACTCATGGATATGATGGACAGCAGATGA
- a CDS encoding peptidase of plants and bacteria-domain-containing protein produces MPHLPPVTPIPTPASIFSPAPIMTPAIQVPTPSGPRNGPDIPGAGKFKVPKLRLECRDLSHPGAAVFLSSVNAAECLAKAAQHVLALLYESPTCPTTTIPTTRSVTVILRSMSGVAYTTGSDLDSDHKEIHFSVEYIANIHPISRRTEEINGVLTHELVHCLQYNGHGTCPGGLIEGIADWVRLHCLLSPPHWKRDSNGKWDAGYQQTAYFLDYLEERFGKGTIRRLNEKLRIQRYEEKPFWTELVGRPVEQLWGDYKEKLES; encoded by the coding sequence ATGCCTCATCTTCCCCCAGTCACTCCCATTCCAACCCCCGCCTCAATCTTCTCCCCGGCCCCGATCATGACACCGGCGATCCAAGTACCCACTCCCTCCGGCCCACGGAATGGCCCCGATATTCCCGGCGCCGGCAAGTTCAAGGTCCCTAAGCTACGCCTTGAGTGTCGCGACCTCTCTCACCCCGGGGCTGCGGTCTTTCTTAGCTCTGTCAATGCCGCGGAATGCCTCGCCAAGGCGGCCCAGCATGTACTGGCGCTTCTGTACGAATCGCCCACGTGTCCTACCACAACAATTCCGACGACACGATCTGTGACGGTGATCCTGCGTAGCATGTCAGGTGTAGCTTACACGACTGGCTCTGACCTGGACAGCGACCATAAGGAGATTCACTTCTCAGTCGAGTATATTGCCAACATCCACCCCATATCTCGTCGTACAGAAGAAATCAACGGTGTGCTCACTCATGAGCTCGTTCACTGCCTTCAGTACAACGGCCATGGAACTTGTCCAGGCGGTCTGATTGAAGGCATCGCAGACTGGGTGCGACTTCACTGCCTTCTCAGTCCTCCTCACTGGAAACGCGACAGCAATGGAAAGTGGGACGCTGGCTATCAGCAAACGGCCTATTTCCTGGACTACTTGGAGGAGCGGTTTGGAAAGGGAACTATTCGCCGCCTGAATGAGAAGTTACGGATTCAGAGATATGAAGAGAAGCCGTTCTGGACCGAACTGGTTGGGCGGCCGGTTGAGCAACTTTGGGGCGATTAcaaagagaagcttgagTCGTAG
- a CDS encoding clasp N terminal-domain-containing protein produces the protein MADTKLTDQQVSDLNTILRGDGSLDSKVQYVTIIKSGIKQHNVPESSVSQLFDGLRAATTSQHAALVNAGFTALNHLLTRLSRQDPKLLSKEAARTLPIVVEKLGDHKDKFRSLASHSLVTLYAVAPADVERFVRNSAMNGKNPRAKETSMSWLLQMHKENGLPFRGYVPVLMELLEDADGMVRDAAKNTVIELFRSAPNAAKSDLKRQLKNFKVRPAIEQAIVKELAPTSGRPETPAAEATAPAPRPALSASTSSVAAAERPITPGIETKPETLEPLYVNTNRELDDVFKDMAWFFEGKESEQNWLKRENSVNKLRRLNVGNVPSDFPDTFLVGVKSMLDGIIKAITSLRTSLCKEGCALIQEMANTFGPAMDPMVELLMQCFVKLAAGTKKISSQLANVTVDTILSKVSYTPRLMQHIWMACQDKNVAPRTYATGWLKTILKKEAQHKHHIEHTGGVDLIEKCIKKGLTDANPAVREKMRSTYWAFWGIWPAKADAIMADLDGTAQKLLNKDPSNPHSPKKGEMAARPGLGLSKSTMGTSKPSIREAMMAQRKANAAKNLPARPGSAMAHLSPVKTTTSSTATAASKPSGTRTRPETGGMSGAPMRPARRRPEMAARPATAGPYSVRDMDAGSPESIRSKTPKPRETTPKRTVPRPRPGHASHASESSLASPTSVRSGTKPAASPRTSPTKLKQSQSAMLPMSSPSRANEDFTLVVPNMANLRAMQKPAPEPHQRAPQANQEIPSELTTPVLEDSPHIVPEAIKEAAPVSEPDTAPEPAAEAETQSADQPMEEVAEPPVAVSEPVVEPTPQPSETMQAEPVSGAPGSTLQVYEDPFTDEQPSPKPTFNVPVLEDKPVNADAANLPNARAQSPVTQDVESSERTKQSSRLLESGITRVKAKTLDVHGFRKLQSLLRDTKGIFTDDKFEALLIGLFQYLEDPLSGVSTEKAQDIKAQILATIRLLLRKERDNFQPHVSRGLESLLETRSAYDIRAHIVSGVEVLADELVTIGDGSEIVVVLTNRLQNVDSSTPEGSRMLSTGMHVLRSLLDKRPNFVPTDTELGQLASLAGRCLVSTDSGVRMDAVQLCVALHSRVGEQVFWNALKDVQDDPKSLITYYIVKRQREQTPTIAA, from the exons ATGGCCGACACAAAACTCACCGACCAGCAGGTCTCTGACCTGAACACCATCCTGCGCGGCGACGGAAGTCTTGACTCGAAGGTCCAATATGTCACAATCATCAAATCGGGCATTAAACAACACAATGTCCCCGAATCTAGTGTCTCTCAGCTTTTCGATGGCTTGCGCGCAGCTACTACCTCGCAGCATGCCGCTCTGGTAAACGCTGGTTTCACTGCCCTGAATCATCTCCTCACGCGCCTCTCTCGACAAGATCCCAAGCTCTTATCTAAAGAAGCCGCGCGAACTTTGCCAATTGTCGTCGAAAAGCTCGGCGACCACAAAGACAAGTTCCGTTCTCTTGCTTCGCACTCACTCGTTACTCTATATGCCGTTGCGCCGGCAGATGTCGAACGTTTTGTTCGAAACTCAGCTATGAACGGAAAGAATCCTAGAGCAAAGGAAACCTCCATGAGTTGGCTACTACAG ATGCACAAAGAGAACGGCCTGCCATTCCGAGGTTACGTCCCTGTACTCATGGAACTTCTCGAGGACGCCGATGGCATGGTACGAGATGCGGCCAAAAACACAGTCATTGAACTTTTCCGATCTGCGCCAAATGCTGCCAAATCCGATCTTAAGCGACAACTCAAGAACTTCAAAGTACGACCTGCAATTGAGCAAGCTATCGTCAAGGAGCTCGCCCCGACGTCTGGTCGCCCCGAGACTCCCGCCGCCGAAGCCACCGCCCCAGCACCTCGTCCAGCTCTTTCGGCCAGTACTTCATCAGTAGCAGCAGCCGAGCGTCCTATCACTCCTGGAATCGAGACTAAGCCAGAAACTCTCGAGCCACTGTACGTCAACACAAACCGCGAGCTGGACGACGTTTTTAAGGACATGGCGTGGTTTTTCGAGGGTAAAGAGTCGGAACAGAATTGGCTGAAGCGAGAAAATTCCGTCAATAAACTGCGGCGACTCAACGTGGGCAATGTTCCGTCTGACTTCCCAGATACCTTCCTTGTTGGGGTTAAGAGCATGTTGGATGGTATCATCAAGGCGATTACCTCTCTGAGAACCAGTCTCTGCAAAGAGGGTTGTGCTCTTATCCAGGAGATGGCTAATACGTTTGGTCCTGCAATGGACCCCATGGTTGAACTGCTGATGCAATGCTTTGTCAAGCTCGCTGCAGGAACCAAGAAAATCAGCTCTCAGCTTGCCAACGTGACGGTTGATACGATTCTGAGCAAGGTTTCGTACACTCCACGCTTGATGCAGCACATCTGGATGGCTTGCCAGGACAAGAACGTTGCACCGAGAACTTATGCTACAGGGTGGCTCAAGACCATTCTAAAGAAAGAGGCCCAGCACAAGCATCATATCGAGCATACTGGTGGTGTGGATTTAATCGAGAAGTGCATCAAGAAGGGCCTGACTGATGCTAACCCTGCTGTAAGAGAGAAAATGCGATCAACGTATTGGGCCTTCTGGGGAATCTGGCCTGCAAAAGCAGATGC CATCATGGCCGATCTGGACGGCACTGCCCAGAAGCTCTTGAACAAGGACCCTAGCAACCCTCATTCGCCTAAGAAGGGAGAGATGGCTGCACGACCTGGATTGGGATTATCCAAGAGCACAATGGGCACAAGCAAGCCAAGTATTCGAGAGGCTATGATGGCTCAAAGAAAGGCAAACGCAGCAAAGAACCTCCCAGCTCGACCAGGCTCAGCTATGGCTCATCTTTCGCCCGTGAAAACAACCACTTCCAGCACAGCAACTGCAGCAAGCAAACCATCAGGAACCCGAACTCGTCCAGAAACTGGCGGCATGTCAGGTGCTCCGATGCGGCCAGCAAGGAGGCGGCCGGAAATGGCAGCGCGTCCTGCGACGGCGGGCCCCTACTCCGTGCGTGACATGGATGCTGGGAGTCCTGAAAGTATCAGGTCCAAGACACCCAAACCCCGAGAGACCACACCTAAGAGAACTGTTCCTCGACCACGACCTGGACATGCTTCACATGCTAGTGAATCCAGTCTTGCGTCACCTACGTCCGTGAGGTCAGGCACCAAGCCCGCGGCTTCACCTCGCACAAGTCCTACAAAGTTGAAGCAATCACAATCTGCCATGTTGCCTATGAGCAGCCCCTCTAGAGCAAATGAGGACTTTACTCTTGTTGTTCCAAATATGGCTAATTTGAGGGCCATGCAGAAGCCTGCACCAGAGCCTCATCAGAGGGCTCCTCAGGCTAACCAAGAGATTCCCTCAGAATTAACCACTCCTGTGCTTGAGGATTCACCACATATTGTCCCAGAAGCTATTAAAGAGGCTGCGCCAGTCTCAGAGCCAGACACGGCCCCTGAACCAGCGGCTGAAGCCGAGACCCAGTCCGCCGATCAACCTAtggaggaggttgctgaACCTCCCGTGGCCGTCTCGGAGCCTGTGGTTGAGCCTACACCGCAGCCGTCGGAAACCATGCAGGCCGAACCTGTTTCAGGAGCGCCTGGTTCGACACTGCAAGTGTATGAAGACCCGTTCACTGATGAGCAGCCTTCTCCAAAGCCGACCTTTAACGTTCCTGTGCTGGAAGACAAACCCGTCAACGCTGATGCGGCCAACCTGCCCAATGCCCGTGCTCAATCCCCCGTGACGCAAGACGTAGAATCCTCTGAGAGAACAAAGCAGAGCTCACGACTGCTTGAAAGCGGTATCACCAGAGTCAAGGCAAAGACTCTTGACGTTCATGGATTCAGAAAGTTGCAGTCTCTTTTGCGTGATACCAAGGGCATCTTCACTGATGATAAGTTTGAGGCTCTGTTGATTGGACTCTTCCAATACCTGGAGGATCCTCTGTCCGGAGTAAGCACCGAAAAGGCTCAGGATATCAAAGCCCAAATCCTTGCTACAATCAGGCTACTCCTCCGAAAGGAACGTGACAACTTCCAGCCTCATGTGTCCAGGGGTCTCGAATCACTCCTTGAGACACGCAGTGCTTATGATATCCGTGCTCATATTGTCAGTGGCGTTGAGGTCTTGGCTGATGAACTCGTCACCATTGGTGATGGCTCTGAGATTGTTGTTGTCCTAACAAATCGTCTTCAAAACGTTGACAGCTCTACTCCTGAGGGAAGCCGTATGCTCAGCACCGGAATGCACGTGTTGCGAAGCCTGCTTGACAAGAGACCCAACTTCGTCCCTACTGATACTGAACTTGGTCAGCTGGCCAGTCTTGCCGGTCGATGCCTTGTTTCTACAGACTCTGGTGTTCGTATGGACGCCGTTCAGCTTTGCGTTGCTCTTCACTCAAGGGTAGGTGAGCAGGTCTTCTGGAATGCCCTGAAGGATGTTCAGGATGACCCCAAGAGCTTGATTACCTACTACATTGTCAAGAGACAGCGGGAGCAGACTCCTACAATTGCAGCCTGA
- a CDS encoding uncharacterized protein (expressed protein) codes for MKGLLGHCWILKLPGWVRLHVSSNPQGVFCARTFNDIQFFFSHACLFVCLLAWLWLLRQISCAYGDGGFEDGLWQAGRSIGYLCTLMKRGQRFFSVGRLFILFTLSDESDGCISFMPLLMPVSSGL; via the coding sequence ATGAAAGGATTACTTGGGCACTGTTGGATTCTCAAGCTCCCAGGCTGGGTTCGCTTGCATGTGTCATCCAACCCGCAGGGCGTTTTTTGTGCCAGGACATTTAATGATATCCAATTCTTTTTCTCTCACGCTTGCTTGTTTGTTTGCCTGCTTGCTTGGCTGTGGCTACTTCGGCAAATTTCTTGTGCATatggtgatggtggtttTGAGGATGGTTTATGGCAGGCAGGGAGGAGTATTGGTTATCTTTGTACGTTGATGAAAAGGGGTCAGAGGTTCTTTTCGGTAGGACGGCTCTTTATACTCTTCACGCTCTCTGACGAGAGTGATGGTTGTATCTCTTTCATGCCCTTGTTGATGCCAGTTTCGTCGGGTTTGTAA